Proteins from a single region of Takifugu rubripes chromosome 4, fTakRub1.2, whole genome shotgun sequence:
- the ide gene encoding insulin-degrading enzyme isoform X4: MSDPAVKMVVDDIIRSPEDKRVYKGLEFTNGLKVMLISDPTTDKSSAALDVQIGSLSDPVNISGLAHFCEHMLFLGTKKYPKENEYSQFLSEHAGSSNAFTSGEHTNYYFDVSHEHLQGALDRFAQFFLCPLFDESCKDREVNAVDSEHEKNLMNDAWRLFQLEKATGNPKHPFSKFGTGNKLTLETRPSNEGVDVRQELLQFHSAYYSSNLMGLCVLGRESLDELTSMVVQLFGEVENKNVPIPEFPVHPFQEEQLRQFYKVVPVKDIRNLYVTFPIPDLQKYYKSNPGHYLGHLIGHEGPGSLLSELKSKGWVNTLVGGQKEGARGFMFFIINVDLTEEGLLHVEDIIFHMFQYIQKLRTEGPQEWVFQECKDLNKVAFRFKDKERPRGYTSKVASLLHYYPLKEVLAAEYLLEDFRPDLIEMVLDKLRPEYVRVAVVSKSFEGQTDKTEEWYGTQYKQEAISDATVKKWADADLNGKFKLPMKNEFIPTNFEIYPLEKESPSVPTLIKDTAMSKVWFKQDDKFFLPKACLNFEFFSPFAYVDPLHCNMAYLYLELLKDSLNEYAYAAELAGLNYDLQNTVYGMHLSVKGYNDKQHIILKKIVEKMATFEIDEKRFDIIKEAYMRSLNNFRAEQPHQHAMYYLRLLMTEVAWTKDELREALDDVTLPRLKAFIPQLLSRLHIEALLHGNITKESALGMMQMVEDTLIEHAHTKPLLPSQLIRYREVQIPDGGWYVYQQRNEVHNNCGIEIYYQTDLQATHENMLLELFCQIISEPCFNTLRTKEQLGYIVFSGPRRANGVQGLRFIIQSEKAPHYLESRVEAFLCTMEKAVEEMSEEAFQKHIQALAIRRLDKPKKLSAECGKHWGEIISQQYHFDRDTIEVAYLKTLTKDNVMQFYTERLAVGALKRHKVSVHVLSREMDSCPVVGEFPAQNDVNLAPAPSLPQPSLVQDMTEFKRSLPLFPLVRPHINFMAAKL; the protein is encoded by the exons ATGAGTGACCCAGCCGTAAAGATGGTGGTGGACGACATCATTCGCTCTCCTGAGGACAAACGCGTTTACAAAGGGCTGGAGTTCACCAACGGCCTGAAAGTGATGCTCATCAGCGACCCCACCACAGACAAATCCTCAGCGGCTCTGGACGTCCAAATAG GTTCCTTATCGGACCCAGTGAACATCTCTGGCCTGGCGCACTTCTGTGAACACATGCTGTTCCTGGGAACCAAGAAGTACCCCAAAGAGAACGAATACAGCCAGTTTCTGAGCGAGCACGCCGGCAGTTCCAACGCCTTCACCAGCGGAGAGCACACAAACTATTACTTTGACGTTTCCCATGAGCACTTGCAAGGAGCCCTTGATAG GTTCGCTCAGTTCTTCCTGTGCCCACTGTTCGACGAGAGCTGTAAAGACCGGGAGGTGAACGCTGTGGACTCTGAGCATGAAAAGAACCTGATGAACGATGCCTGGAGGCTCTTTCAGCTGGAGAAGGCCACTGGCAACCCTAAACACCCCTTCAGTAAATTTGGGACTG GCAATAAACTGACCCTCGAGACCCGGCCGTCGAACGAGGGCGTCGATGTCCGTCAGGAGCTCCTTCAGTTCCATTCCGCCTATTATTCCTCCAACCTGatgggactgtgtgtgttaggacGAG AGTCCTTGGATGAGCTAACATCCATGGTGGTTCAACTGTTTGGAGAGGTGGAGAACAAGAACGTGCCCATCCCAGAATTCCCTGTGCATCCTTTCCAAGAGGAACAACTCAGA CAATTCTACAAGGTGGTGCCTGTTAAGGACATCAGGAACCTGTATGTGACCTTCCCCATCCCAGACCTTCAGAAGTATTACAAGTCTAACCCAGGGCATTATCTGGGACACCTGATTGGTCACGAAGGACCTGGAAGTTTATTATCTGAGCTGAAATCTAAAG GCTGGGTCAACACACTCGTCGGAGGGCAAAAGGAAGGAGCCCGTGGGTTCATGTTCTTCATCATCAACGTGGACCTGACGGAGGAGGGTCTCT TGCACGTGGAGGACATCATATTCCACATGTTTCAGTATATCCAGAAGCTCCGTACCGAGGGGCCCCAGGAGTGGGTGTTTCAGGAGTGCAAA GATTTAAACAAAGTGGCCTTCAGGTTCAAGGACAAGGAGCGACCCCGGGGCTACACTTCCAAAGTGGCTAGTTTACTGCAT TACTACCCTCTGAAGGAGGTTCTGGCAGCAGAGTACCTCCTGGAAGACTTCAGACCGGACCTGATCGAAATGGTGCTGGATAAGCTGAGACCAGAATATGTCAG AGTGGCAGTGGTGTCAAAGTCATTTGAAGGGCAGACTGACAAAACGGAGGAGTGGTACGGCACGCAGTACAAGCAGGAGGCCATCTCTGATGCAACGGTCAAG AAATGGGCAGATGCGGACCTCAATGGCAAGTTCAAATTACCCATGAAGAATGAGTTCATCCCGACCAACTTTGAGATCTACCCTCTGGAGAAAGAGTCTCCATCAGTGCCCACGTTGATCAAG GACACTGCCATGAGCAAGGTGTGGTTCAAGCAGGACGACAAGTTCTTTCTGCCCAAAGCGTGTCTGAACTTTGAGTTCTTCAG CCCCTTTGCGTATGTGGACCCGTTGCATTGTAACATGGCATATTTATAcctggagctcctcaaggaCTCCCTCAACGAGTATGCATATGCAGCCGAGCTAGCTGGCTTGAACTATGACCTCCAAAATACCGTCTATGGGATGCAT ctgtcagtcaaaggCTACAACGACAAGCAGCACATCATCTTGAAGAAGATCGTGGAGAAGATGGCCACCTTTGAGATCGACGAGAAGCGCTTTGACATCATCAAGGAAGCG TACATGAGGTCCTTAAATAACTTCCGAGCCGAGCAGCCTCACCAGCACGCCATGTACTACCTCCGTCTGTTGATGACAGAGGTCGCTTGGACCAAAGACGAGCTCAGAGAAGCTCTGGACG ATGTGACTCTTCCGCGCCTCAAGGCCTTCATACCTCAGCTGCTGTCCCGGTTACACATCGAAGCTCTTCTCCATGGCAACATCACCAAGGAG TCGGCTCTTGGCATGATGCAGATGGTAGAGGACACACTCATCGAGCACGCTCATACCAAGCCCCTCCTCCCCAGCCAGCTGATCCGCTACAGAGAGGTGCAGATCCCCGATG GGGGCTGGTACGTTTACCAGCAGAGGAACGAGGTCCACAACAACTGCGGCATAGAGATCTACTACCAGACGGACCTGCAGGCCACCCACGAGaacatgctgctggagctcttcTGCCAGATCATCTCGGAGCCCTGCTTCAACACCCTCCGCACCAAAGAGCAGCTGG GCTACATCGTGTTCAGCGGGCCTCGGCGGGCCAACGGCGTCCAGGGGCTGCGCTTCATCATCCAGTCAGAGAAGGCTCCCCACTACCTGGAGAGCCGGGTGGAGGCCTTCCTGTGCACCATGGAGAAGGCTGTGGAGGAGATGAGCGAGGAGGCCTTCCAGAAGCACATCCAGGCTCTGGCCATCCGCCGCCTGGACAAGCCCAAGAAGCTGTCGGCAGAGTGCGGCAAGCACTGGGGGGAGATCATCTCCCAGCAGTACCACTTTGACAGAG ATACCATTGAAGTGGCCTATCTGAAGACCCTGACCAAGGACAACGTAATGCAGTTCTACACA GAGCGGCTGGCGGTCGGCGCCCTGAAGAGGCACAAGGTGTCCGTGCACGTCCTGTCCAGAGAGATGGACTCCT gTCCAGTGGTGGGAGAGTTCCCTGCTCAGAATGATGTCAACTTGGCCCcggccccctccctcccacag CCGTCGCTGGTTCAGGACATGACGGAGTTCAAGCGGagcctccctctcttccctctggtCCGACCCCACATCAACTTCATGGCCGCCAAACTGTGA